From one Phaeodactylum tricornutum CCAP 1055/1 chromosome 16, whole genome shotgun sequence genomic stretch:
- a CDS encoding predicted protein has product MTTTTKPETIKTWNARWSHPIPHDNLYYGKCIVGGILSCGITHTAIVPLDVVKCNMQVNPQKYPQLIFGIRTVLAEEGAVGLLKGWAPTAIGYSLQGAGKFGLYEVFKDVYSTALGEEKSFQWRGLVYAAASGSAEFFADLMLCPWEMVKVKVQTSPPGTFPTAFGPALAKMRLDAAETRFPYGSLVPLWGRQIPYTVAKFFFFEKVVEGFYTHVFTKPKDTYDKPTQLGITFASGYIAGIICAIVSHPADNLVSLMGKSDNKGKSVGKIASEVGLRDLAMKGLAPRILMIGTLTGLQWWIYDSFKTVMGMGTTGGAAAQPPK; this is encoded by the exons ATGACGACTACGACGAAACCCGAAACAATCAAAACATGGAACGCCCGCTGGTCCCATCCCATTCCGCACGACAATCTTTACTACGGAAAATGCATCGTGGGCGGAATCCTGTCCTGTGGTATTACACATACCGCAATTGTACCCCTTGATG TGGTCAAGTGCAACATGCAAGTCAACCCACAAAAGTATCCTCAGTTAATTTTTGGGATTCGTACCGTTCTAGCGGAGGAAGGCGCCGTTGGATTGCTCAAGGGTTGGGCGCCAACCGCGATTGGGTATTCCTTACAAGGAGCTG GTAAATTCGGGCTTTACGAAGTTTTCAAGGACGTGTATAGTACAGCGCTAGGAGAAGAGAAGTCGTTCCAGTGGCGTGGGCTCGTGTACGCGGCTGCTTCGGGTAGCGCCGAGTTCTTCGCCGATCTCATGTTGTGTCCTTGGGAAATGGTCAAGGTGAAGGTCCAAACTAGCCCTCCGGGGACGTTTCCAACTGCGTTTGGCCCGGCACTCGCCAAGATGCGTCTGGATGCGGCCGAAACACGCTTCCCTTACGGATCACTCGTTCCTTTATGGGGTCGTCAAATCCCCTATACAGTTGCcaagtttttcttttttgaaaaagtTGTGGAAGGCTTCTACACCCACGTCTTTACCAAACCAAAGGACACGTACGATAAGCCGACGCAGCTGGGCATCACGTTTGCGAGTGGCTACATTGCCGGTATTATTTGTGCAATTGTGTCCCATCCAGCCGACAATCTTGTCAGTCTCATGGGAAAATCCGACAACAAAGGCAAGAGTGTGGGTAAAATTGCGTCCGAGGTTGGTCTACGGGATTTGGCCATGAAAGGGCTGGCACCGCGAATTCTCATGATTGGCACACTAACAGGCTTGCAATGGTGGATATACGACAGCTTCAAGACAGTCATGGGAATGGGCACTACGGGTGGTGCGGCAGCGCAACCCCCCAAATAG